A stretch of the Chitiniphilus purpureus genome encodes the following:
- a CDS encoding carbohydrate ABC transporter permease gives MKKPFPWHILVFLTPAFLIYAVFSAFPLLDTLRLGFYTTSETGSQHFAWLANYRMLLFDPNWSEGFWNAMGNNVKFFLVHMLIQNPLGLLLAALLSMRGVRGAKAYQTLLFLPTLLSVVIIGFIWQLILSPLWGVAETLLGYVGLAEHFQPWLGQEETALYTLSLMSVWQFVGIPMMLIYAALIAIPDEIIEAAVVEGASAWRIFWTIRVPLILPTLGLVTILTFVGNFNAFDLIYSVKGALAGPSYSTDILGTYFYRAFFGYQSQLGSATLGAAVATLMFLVILAGVGVYFFFVQRKLQRFSF, from the coding sequence ATGAAAAAGCCCTTTCCGTGGCACATCCTGGTCTTTCTGACCCCGGCCTTCCTCATCTATGCCGTGTTCAGCGCCTTTCCACTGCTCGATACGCTGCGCCTGGGCTTTTACACGACCAGCGAAACCGGCAGCCAGCATTTCGCCTGGCTTGCCAACTACCGCATGCTGTTGTTCGACCCGAACTGGTCCGAAGGCTTTTGGAACGCCATGGGGAACAATGTGAAGTTCTTCCTGGTACACATGCTGATCCAGAATCCGCTCGGTCTGTTGCTGGCGGCCCTCCTGAGCATGCGCGGCGTGCGCGGTGCCAAGGCCTACCAGACCCTGCTGTTCCTGCCGACGCTGCTGTCGGTGGTGATCATCGGCTTCATCTGGCAGCTGATCCTGTCGCCCTTGTGGGGCGTGGCCGAGACGCTGCTGGGCTATGTGGGCCTTGCCGAGCATTTCCAGCCGTGGCTGGGGCAGGAGGAGACCGCGCTCTATACGCTGTCGCTGATGTCGGTGTGGCAGTTCGTCGGCATTCCGATGATGCTGATCTACGCCGCGCTGATCGCGATCCCGGACGAGATCATCGAGGCCGCGGTGGTCGAGGGTGCCTCGGCCTGGCGCATCTTCTGGACCATCCGCGTGCCGCTGATCCTGCCCACGCTCGGCTTGGTGACCATCCTGACCTTCGTCGGCAACTTCAACGCCTTCGATCTGATTTACTCGGTCAAGGGCGCGCTCGCCGGCCCGAGCTACAGCACCGACATCCTCGGCACCTATTTCTACCGCGCCTTCTTCGGCTACCAGAGCCAGTTGGGCAGCGCGACGCTGGGTGCTGCAGTGGCCACGCTGATGTTCCTGGTGATCCTGGCGGGGGTCGGCGTGTACTTCTTCTTCGTGCAGCGCAAGCTGCAGCGCTTCAGCTTCTGA
- a CDS encoding carbohydrate ABC transporter permease, with protein MQHKVTRFAGSTFTHVILAGYSILALFPIVLIAINAFKDRASIFDSPLSLPNAESWSLIGFEKAMKNAHFFSFFGNSMIVTVTSLFFILLFGAMAAWALSEYRFRGNRWLMAFFAFGIMVPIRLGTVSILKIMVSLELVNTLTALILVYIAQGLPLAIMILSEFMQQIPKELKEAARCDGVGEFKIFFQVILPLIRPAVATVAVFTMVPIWNDLWFPLILAPGEETQTITLGVQQFIGQYATDWNAVLASLSLAVLPVLVLYMFFSRQLIRGITAGAVK; from the coding sequence ATGCAACACAAGGTAACCCGCTTCGCCGGATCGACGTTCACCCATGTGATCCTCGCTGGCTACTCGATCCTGGCACTGTTTCCCATCGTGCTGATCGCGATCAACGCGTTCAAGGACCGCGCCTCGATCTTCGATTCCCCGCTGTCGCTGCCCAATGCCGAGAGCTGGTCGCTGATCGGCTTCGAGAAGGCGATGAAGAACGCGCACTTCTTCAGCTTCTTCGGCAACAGCATGATCGTCACCGTGACCTCCCTGTTCTTCATCCTGCTGTTCGGGGCGATGGCGGCGTGGGCGCTGTCGGAATACCGGTTCCGCGGCAACCGCTGGCTGATGGCGTTCTTCGCCTTCGGCATCATGGTGCCGATCCGCCTGGGCACCGTCTCCATCCTCAAGATCATGGTGTCGCTGGAGCTGGTGAACACGCTGACCGCGCTGATCCTGGTCTACATCGCGCAGGGCCTGCCGCTGGCGATCATGATCCTGTCCGAATTCATGCAGCAGATCCCGAAGGAGCTGAAGGAGGCGGCACGCTGCGACGGCGTGGGCGAATTCAAGATCTTCTTCCAGGTGATCCTGCCGCTGATCCGCCCGGCCGTGGCCACGGTGGCGGTGTTCACCATGGTGCCGATTTGGAACGACCTGTGGTTCCCGCTGATCCTGGCCCCGGGCGAGGAGACACAGACCATCACGCTCGGGGTACAGCAGTTCATCGGCCAGTACGCCACCGACTGGAACGCCGTGCTCGCCTCGCTCTCGCTCGCCGTGCTGCCGGTACTGGTGCTGTACATGTTCTTCTCGCGCCAGCTGATCCGCGGCATCACCGCCGGCGCGGTCAAGTGA
- a CDS encoding VOC family protein — MSVLINIDVPDLEPAITFYTEGLGLMLSRRFDEGFAELAGPGVLIYLLAKPTGSEPAPGAPPRSYARHWTPVHLDFQVDDVPVAVARAVAAGATLESPPEAKPYGELAMLADPFGHGFCLIRLAGQGYGVYLGDTG, encoded by the coding sequence ATGTCCGTACTGATCAATATCGATGTGCCGGATCTGGAACCTGCGATCACGTTCTACACCGAGGGCCTGGGGCTCATGCTCAGCCGCCGCTTCGACGAGGGGTTCGCCGAGCTGGCCGGGCCCGGTGTGCTGATCTACCTGCTGGCCAAACCCACCGGCAGCGAGCCGGCCCCCGGGGCGCCCCCGCGCAGCTATGCACGCCACTGGACACCGGTGCATCTGGATTTCCAGGTGGACGACGTACCGGTGGCGGTGGCACGTGCAGTCGCCGCCGGCGCCACGCTCGAATCCCCGCCCGAGGCCAAGCCCTATGGCGAACTGGCGATGCTGGCCGACCCCTTCGGCCATGGCTTTTGCCTGATCAGGCTTGCCGGGCAGGGCTACGGCGTCTATCTGGGCGATACGGGCTGA
- a CDS encoding response regulator has protein sequence MTLRKILIVDDDQKTRSLLKTYLEKNQFEVRLAQDGGSFMQEFERYRDELSLVILDVMLPDTDGFALCAHIRKRSQVPIIMLTASADDTDKIVGLELGADDYLGKPYNPRELLARIKAIQRRSGQDSPGPPRYYRFQGFVLDAVGRTLLDPNGQELKLTGLDFQLLRYFLEHPGEVLDRAVLAEETRGRDLGPLDRSLDVQVSRLRQRLNDDGRQAALIKTVRGSGYVFSADVTVSHG, from the coding sequence ATGACGCTGCGCAAAATCCTCATCGTCGATGATGACCAGAAGACCCGTTCGCTGCTCAAGACCTATCTGGAGAAGAACCAGTTCGAGGTGCGGCTGGCCCAGGACGGGGGGAGCTTCATGCAGGAGTTCGAGCGCTATCGGGACGAGCTGTCGCTGGTGATCCTGGATGTGATGCTGCCCGATACCGACGGCTTTGCATTGTGTGCGCATATCCGCAAGCGCTCGCAGGTGCCCATCATCATGCTGACCGCCAGTGCCGATGACACCGACAAGATCGTCGGCCTGGAACTGGGCGCGGATGATTACCTCGGCAAGCCGTACAACCCGCGTGAGCTGCTGGCGCGGATCAAGGCCATCCAGCGCCGTTCGGGGCAGGACAGCCCCGGCCCGCCGCGCTACTACCGGTTCCAGGGCTTCGTGCTCGACGCGGTCGGGCGCACGCTGCTCGATCCGAACGGTCAGGAGCTCAAGCTGACCGGGCTCGACTTCCAGCTGCTCAGGTACTTTCTCGAACACCCCGGCGAGGTGCTGGACCGCGCAGTGCTGGCCGAGGAGACGCGCGGCCGCGATCTGGGTCCGCTCGATCGCTCGCTCGACGTGCAGGTCAGCCGGCTGCGCCAGCGGCTGAACGATGATGGCCGCCAGGCCGCGCTGATCAAGACCGTGCGCGGCAGCGGCTATGTGTTCTCGGCGGATGTGACCGTCAGCCATGGCTGA
- a CDS encoding methyl-accepting chemotaxis protein — protein sequence MFALPRISHRLLFGFSIMVAFLVALSGLGYYSVEKLSGITRGMLESEYAISNGAQELRYLLTRARQKEKSLFISIGSSNSDDNPASNKAEFDEIIGDFLAAAEAFRKLSLPPELAAQAAAMPQQIANYRNAVDHIYRRIESGEVGSALAADAALVPFKQPMRELADTTKGIVQASAKQISHSGETLATASRSIELTLLGIACAAIVLALLCAWSISRSITRPLAEVGSALQRITTARDLRERIRYDRQDEIGFTVRSINALIDLLASTMQQLQLRSNELKGAAQSLSGAADAVRGGSRRQSEESNSMAASLEEMTTRISQVSNLADDAQLRATATGEAASAGNARILAMQHDVGAIADAIRQAASTAGELDTASDRISGITAVIKDVADQTNLLALNAAIEAARAGEQGRGFAVVADEVRKLAEKTGQSASEIAEMISAVRRSARTMADQMDRSVGIVESGVSGVQHASEQIDTISRQSDSMIELVGAIHGALAEQNSASQLIARRVEHIVEMIEENARATESVAGTTAELDNLAYQLREAVASYRT from the coding sequence ATGTTCGCGCTTCCCAGGATCTCGCATCGCCTGTTGTTCGGTTTTTCCATCATGGTGGCCTTCCTGGTCGCGCTGAGCGGACTTGGCTACTACAGCGTCGAAAAGCTCTCCGGTATCACCCGCGGCATGCTGGAGTCGGAATATGCCATCTCCAACGGCGCACAGGAGCTGCGTTACCTGCTCACGCGGGCGCGCCAGAAGGAGAAAAGCCTGTTCATCTCCATCGGCAGCAGCAACAGCGATGACAACCCGGCCAGCAACAAGGCGGAGTTCGACGAGATCATCGGCGATTTCCTCGCTGCCGCCGAGGCGTTCCGCAAGTTGTCGCTGCCGCCGGAACTGGCAGCGCAGGCTGCCGCGATGCCGCAGCAGATCGCGAACTACCGGAATGCGGTCGATCACATCTACCGCCGGATCGAATCCGGGGAAGTGGGCAGCGCCCTGGCCGCCGATGCGGCGCTGGTGCCGTTCAAGCAGCCGATGCGCGAACTGGCCGACACCACCAAGGGCATCGTGCAAGCCAGCGCAAAGCAGATCAGCCACTCCGGTGAGACGCTCGCCACGGCCAGCAGATCGATCGAACTCACCCTGCTCGGCATCGCCTGTGCGGCCATCGTGCTCGCCCTGCTGTGCGCATGGTCGATTTCCCGCTCGATCACCCGCCCGCTGGCCGAAGTAGGCAGCGCTTTGCAACGCATCACCACAGCGCGCGACCTGCGTGAACGCATTCGCTATGACCGGCAGGACGAGATCGGCTTCACGGTACGTTCGATCAATGCACTGATCGATCTGTTGGCCAGCACCATGCAGCAATTGCAGCTCAGGTCCAATGAGCTCAAGGGTGCGGCGCAGTCGCTGTCAGGTGCCGCCGATGCGGTACGCGGGGGTTCCCGGCGTCAATCGGAGGAAAGCAACTCGATGGCGGCCTCGCTGGAAGAGATGACCACCCGTATCAGCCAAGTCAGCAACCTGGCCGACGATGCCCAGCTGCGGGCCACCGCAACCGGCGAGGCCGCATCCGCCGGCAATGCCCGTATCCTTGCAATGCAGCACGACGTCGGCGCGATTGCCGACGCCATCCGCCAGGCGGCCTCCACTGCAGGCGAGCTCGATACCGCATCCGACCGGATTTCCGGCATCACCGCCGTCATCAAGGATGTGGCTGACCAGACCAACCTGCTGGCGCTGAACGCCGCCATCGAAGCCGCGCGCGCCGGCGAACAGGGGCGGGGCTTCGCGGTGGTGGCGGACGAGGTGCGCAAGCTTGCGGAAAAAACGGGGCAATCCGCCTCGGAAATCGCCGAGATGATCTCCGCGGTCCGCCGCAGTGCGCGCACCATGGCCGACCAGATGGACCGCTCGGTCGGGATCGTGGAATCCGGTGTCAGCGGTGTGCAGCATGCCAGCGAGCAAATCGACACCATCAGTCGCCAGAGCGACAGCATGATCGAACTGGTCGGTGCGATCCATGGTGCGTTGGCGGAGCAGAACAGCGCCAGTCAACTGATCGCCCGCCGTGTCGAGCACATTGTCGAGATGATCGAAGAAAACGCGCGCGCCACCGAATCGGTGGCCGGCACCACCGCGGAGCTCGACAACCTGGCCTACCAGCTGCGCGAAGCAGTCGCCAGCTACCGCACCTGA
- a CDS encoding dihydroorotase, which translates to MAIKHIAIRNGRLIDPRAGTDNRADLFLAEGRIVGVGQAPAGFAAEDTLDASGLVVCPGLVDLAARLREPGFEYKATLPTEMAAAVAGGVTSICCPPDTDPPLDEPGLVTMLRQRAKAHDLARLYPLGALTVGLKGREITEMAQLREAGCVAFSQGDVPIADLQVLYRAMQYAATFGFALRLRPEEASLVNDGVAHDGEYAARLGLTGIPVVAETIAIAQIVQLMRATGCRVHLARLSSGEGVALVREAKRQGLPLTCDVGINHIHLADVDIGYFNSQYRFDPPLRSVRDRDALAAGLADGTIDAICSDHSPVDDDGKLVPFAEAERGATGLELLLPLTLSWAGRAGVALPQALAKVTAVPASYLGFEAGLAVGNRADLTLFDPEAVWRVTPETLRSQGKNTPFLGYELKGRVRHTLVKGKRVFDASPA; encoded by the coding sequence ATGGCAATCAAGCACATCGCAATCCGCAACGGCCGCCTGATCGACCCGCGCGCCGGCACCGACAACCGGGCCGACCTGTTCCTGGCCGAAGGCCGCATCGTCGGTGTCGGACAGGCCCCCGCCGGCTTTGCTGCCGAGGACACCCTCGACGCTAGCGGCCTGGTGGTCTGCCCTGGCCTCGTGGACCTTGCCGCGCGGCTGCGTGAGCCGGGCTTCGAATACAAGGCGACGCTGCCGACCGAGATGGCGGCGGCGGTGGCGGGGGGGGTGACCAGCATCTGCTGCCCGCCCGACACCGATCCACCGCTCGACGAGCCCGGTCTCGTGACCATGCTGCGCCAGCGTGCCAAGGCACATGATCTGGCGCGGCTCTATCCGCTGGGCGCACTCACCGTCGGGCTCAAGGGGCGCGAGATCACCGAGATGGCGCAATTGCGCGAAGCCGGCTGCGTGGCGTTTTCGCAGGGCGATGTGCCGATCGCCGATCTGCAGGTGCTGTACCGCGCGATGCAGTACGCCGCCACGTTCGGCTTCGCGCTGCGGCTGCGCCCTGAGGAGGCCAGCCTGGTGAACGACGGCGTGGCGCACGACGGCGAATACGCCGCGCGCCTGGGGCTGACCGGCATTCCGGTGGTCGCCGAGACCATCGCCATCGCGCAGATCGTGCAGCTGATGCGGGCCACCGGTTGCCGGGTCCACCTGGCGCGGCTGTCGAGCGGCGAGGGCGTGGCGCTGGTGCGCGAGGCCAAGCGCCAGGGTCTGCCGCTCACGTGCGATGTCGGCATCAACCATATCCATCTGGCCGACGTGGATATCGGCTACTTCAACAGCCAGTACCGCTTCGATCCGCCGCTGCGCAGCGTGCGCGACCGCGATGCGCTGGCGGCGGGCCTGGCTGACGGCACCATCGACGCGATCTGCTCCGACCACAGCCCGGTGGACGACGATGGCAAGCTGGTGCCGTTCGCCGAGGCCGAGCGCGGTGCCACCGGACTGGAACTGCTGCTGCCGCTGACGCTGTCCTGGGCCGGACGCGCCGGTGTGGCGCTGCCGCAGGCACTGGCCAAGGTAACCGCGGTGCCGGCGTCCTACCTCGGGTTCGAGGCCGGCCTTGCGGTGGGCAACCGCGCCGACCTCACGCTGTTCGATCCCGAGGCGGTCTGGCGGGTCACGCCCGAAACCCTCAGGAGCCAGGGCAAGAACACGCCGTTCCTGGGCTACGAGCTCAAGGGGCGCGTGCGGCACACGCTGGTCAAGGGCAAGCGCGTGTTCGACGCCTCGCCTGCATGA
- a CDS encoding ABC transporter substrate-binding protein → MKHIRLTQGALAAALLTAGTAQAGTLTIESWRVDDKALWEEVLIPAFQKKHPGIQIKFSPTAPTEYDSALQARLTGGTAGDLITCRPFDKSLDLYKKSFLEKLDGKGGMQNFPASAKVAWQSDDGKDTFCMPMASVIHGFFYNKKIFKELGLQPPKTVAEFHKAADAVKKAGKTPIALGTADQWEASQIVFTGIGPNYWKGEEGRKAIVAGSAKFTDAPYVAAWTEMSKWAPYLAKGYSAQTYGDTQNLFASGRAAMVPAGSWDIGYYNQQGVDFGAFPPPVQKAGDKCYISDHTDLGIGVNPKSKNKGDAYKFLEWVGSQEFADLYTNKVTGFFSLSNHLIAVKDPVAKSMIDWRKTCGSTIRLNAQILNRGEPNMETELWTVNSAVLNGKMTPKAAAERIQAGLSKWYKPAK, encoded by the coding sequence ATGAAGCATATCCGCTTGACCCAAGGCGCGCTCGCCGCCGCCCTGCTCACCGCAGGCACTGCGCAGGCTGGCACGCTGACGATCGAATCCTGGCGCGTGGACGACAAGGCGCTGTGGGAAGAGGTTCTGATCCCCGCGTTCCAGAAGAAGCACCCCGGCATCCAGATCAAGTTCTCGCCGACCGCCCCCACCGAGTACGACTCCGCGCTGCAGGCGCGCCTGACCGGCGGCACCGCGGGCGACCTGATCACCTGCCGCCCGTTTGACAAGTCGCTCGACCTTTACAAGAAGAGCTTCCTTGAAAAGCTCGACGGCAAGGGCGGCATGCAGAACTTCCCGGCCTCGGCCAAGGTGGCCTGGCAGAGCGATGACGGCAAGGACACCTTCTGCATGCCGATGGCCTCGGTGATCCACGGCTTCTTCTACAACAAGAAGATCTTCAAGGAACTGGGCCTGCAGCCGCCCAAGACCGTGGCCGAATTCCACAAGGCGGCCGACGCGGTGAAGAAGGCCGGCAAGACCCCGATCGCGCTGGGCACGGCCGATCAATGGGAAGCGAGCCAGATCGTGTTCACCGGCATCGGCCCGAACTACTGGAAGGGCGAGGAAGGGCGCAAGGCCATCGTCGCCGGCAGTGCCAAGTTCACCGACGCGCCCTACGTGGCCGCGTGGACCGAGATGAGCAAGTGGGCGCCCTACCTTGCCAAGGGCTACAGCGCGCAGACCTACGGCGATACGCAGAACCTGTTCGCCTCGGGCCGCGCCGCCATGGTGCCGGCCGGCTCGTGGGACATCGGCTACTACAACCAGCAGGGCGTGGATTTCGGCGCCTTCCCGCCGCCGGTGCAGAAGGCCGGCGACAAGTGCTACATCTCCGACCATACCGACCTGGGCATCGGCGTGAACCCCAAGTCCAAGAACAAGGGCGATGCCTACAAGTTCCTGGAATGGGTGGGCAGCCAGGAATTCGCCGACCTCTACACCAACAAGGTCACCGGCTTCTTCTCGCTGTCGAACCATCTGATCGCCGTGAAGGACCCGGTTGCCAAATCCATGATCGACTGGCGCAAGACCTGCGGTTCGACGATCCGTCTGAACGCGCAGATCCTGAACCGTGGCGAGCCGAACATGGAAACCGAACTGTGGACCGTCAACTCGGCCGTGCTCAACGGCAAGATGACGCCCAAGGCCGCCGCCGAGCGCATCCAGGCGGGCCTGTCCAAGTGGTACAAGCCGGCCAAGTGA
- a CDS encoding ABC transporter ATP-binding protein produces MSHVSLKHLKKSYDGKTDVLAGINLEIEDGEFVVLVGPSGCGKSTLLRMLSGLEEISGGDLEIDHQRVNDLAPAQRGIAMVFQSYALYPHMNVYKNMAFGLKIHGAGKDEIDRRIKHAAGILKIDHLLTRLPRELSGGQRQRVAIGRAIVREPKLFLFDEPLSNLDAALRVQTRLEIAKLHRDLNATIVYVTHDQVEAMTLGDKIVVMHDGHIQQAGTPLELYQRPANLFVATFIGSPKMNLLEGVVSEAGAHGMTVTLAGGQQLRTEVDGSRATVGDRVTVGIRAEHLWENEEGSEHFLGVVNLVEHLGEANFLYVTLSSGHDIVVRGNGEREVALGDNVRLSAPASAFHVFDRDGLAFHRLKPGNLRSSKG; encoded by the coding sequence ATGTCCCACGTATCGCTGAAGCACCTGAAGAAGAGCTACGACGGCAAGACCGATGTGCTGGCCGGCATCAACCTGGAGATCGAGGACGGCGAATTCGTCGTGCTGGTCGGTCCCTCGGGCTGCGGCAAGTCGACGCTGCTGCGCATGCTGTCCGGCCTGGAGGAAATCTCTGGCGGCGACCTGGAGATCGATCATCAGCGCGTGAACGACCTGGCGCCCGCCCAGCGCGGCATCGCGATGGTGTTCCAGAGCTACGCGCTCTATCCGCACATGAACGTCTACAAGAACATGGCGTTCGGGTTGAAGATCCACGGTGCCGGCAAGGATGAGATCGACCGCCGCATCAAGCACGCCGCCGGCATCCTCAAGATCGACCACCTGCTGACCCGCCTGCCGCGCGAACTCTCGGGTGGCCAGCGCCAGCGCGTGGCCATCGGCCGCGCCATCGTGCGCGAACCCAAACTGTTCCTGTTCGATGAGCCGCTGTCCAACCTCGATGCCGCGCTGCGGGTGCAGACCCGGCTGGAGATCGCCAAGCTGCACCGCGACCTCAATGCCACTATCGTCTACGTGACGCACGATCAGGTCGAGGCGATGACGCTGGGCGACAAGATCGTAGTGATGCACGACGGCCATATCCAGCAGGCCGGTACGCCGCTGGAGCTGTACCAGCGCCCGGCCAACCTGTTCGTCGCCACCTTCATCGGCTCGCCCAAGATGAACCTGCTTGAAGGCGTGGTCAGCGAAGCCGGCGCCCACGGCATGACCGTGACGCTGGCCGGCGGGCAGCAGCTACGCACCGAAGTCGACGGCAGCCGTGCCACCGTGGGCGACCGCGTCACCGTCGGCATCCGCGCCGAGCACCTGTGGGAAAACGAGGAAGGCAGCGAGCACTTTCTGGGCGTGGTCAATCTGGTGGAGCATCTGGGCGAGGCCAATTTTCTCTATGTGACGCTGTCGAGCGGACACGACATCGTGGTGCGCGGCAACGGCGAGCGCGAAGTGGCGCTGGGCGACAACGTGCGGCTTTCCGCGCCGGCCAGCGCGTTCCATGTGTTCGATCGCGATGGCCTGGCGTTCCATCGCCTCAAGCCGGGCAACCTGCGTTCGTCCAAGGGTTAG
- a CDS encoding acyl-CoA-binding protein: MSDLATRFKTAQEEVLTLDEAPDVQTKLKLYGLYKQGTEGDVSGERPGAINFVGQAKYDAWAKLKGLSSEAAQQQYVALVEQLKAAEG; this comes from the coding sequence ATGTCCGATCTGGCCACCCGTTTCAAGACTGCGCAGGAGGAAGTGCTGACGCTCGACGAGGCGCCCGATGTGCAGACCAAGCTCAAGCTGTATGGCCTCTACAAGCAGGGTACCGAAGGCGATGTCTCGGGCGAGCGCCCCGGCGCCATCAACTTCGTGGGGCAGGCCAAGTACGATGCCTGGGCCAAGCTCAAGGGGCTTTCCAGCGAGGCGGCGCAGCAGCAGTACGTGGCACTGGTGGAGCAGCTCAAGGCGGCCGAGGGCTGA
- a CDS encoding ABC transporter substrate-binding protein, whose translation MNRIERRRQGRARLGIQRHVLAWLLWCLAPWAGAAQTLDVLHWWTSASERQAADMLAQGLATEHVIWRDAAIPGGAGVGAFKVLKSRVLSGRAPNVAQLIGPTIGDWAGLGLLLELDDVARDEDWRGRFFPTIWSLTQVQQHVVAVPIGLHRINTLYYQREVLAGLGLLPPRNWAEFERVAVQLQRAGVTPLAQSSEPWQVATLFETLLLASVGPAQYRQLFTLQRPDDWYDPRVRQALERLRSLKRWMPQPVPQRSWDEVARGFARGEAAMWIMGDWAKGELMSFGLEVDRHFSCAAAPGTMGMHLYSVDTFAMLAGDYGKVRQQEAFARIAASPAMQLAYNRIKGSVPVRRDIDPAQLDSCARQSWQTFARGEAVQAPSIVHRMATDEAMKDAIIAQVYRYFTDDQVTAGEVQRRLAAISRALK comes from the coding sequence ATGAACAGGATCGAGCGCAGACGGCAGGGCCGGGCGCGGTTGGGCATCCAGCGCCATGTGCTTGCCTGGCTGCTGTGGTGCCTTGCGCCCTGGGCCGGCGCAGCGCAGACGCTGGATGTGCTGCACTGGTGGACGTCGGCCAGCGAGCGGCAGGCGGCCGACATGCTGGCGCAGGGGCTGGCCACCGAGCACGTGATCTGGCGCGATGCCGCCATCCCGGGCGGTGCCGGCGTCGGTGCGTTCAAGGTGCTCAAGAGCCGCGTGCTGTCCGGGCGGGCGCCGAACGTGGCGCAACTGATCGGCCCGACCATCGGCGACTGGGCCGGCCTTGGCCTGCTGCTCGAACTGGATGACGTGGCGCGCGACGAGGACTGGCGCGGCCGGTTCTTTCCCACCATCTGGTCGCTGACCCAGGTACAGCAGCATGTGGTCGCGGTGCCAATCGGGCTGCATCGGATCAACACCCTCTACTACCAACGTGAGGTGCTGGCCGGGCTGGGCCTCTTGCCGCCGCGCAACTGGGCCGAGTTCGAGCGCGTCGCCGTCCAGCTGCAGCGTGCCGGCGTCACGCCGCTGGCGCAGAGCAGCGAGCCGTGGCAGGTGGCCACGCTGTTCGAGACGCTGCTGCTGGCCAGCGTCGGTCCGGCGCAGTACCGGCAGTTGTTCACGTTGCAGCGCCCCGACGATTGGTACGACCCGCGGGTGCGCCAGGCGCTGGAGCGGTTGCGCAGCCTCAAGCGCTGGATGCCACAGCCGGTGCCGCAGCGCAGCTGGGACGAGGTGGCGCGCGGCTTTGCCCGCGGTGAGGCGGCGATGTGGATCATGGGCGACTGGGCCAAGGGCGAGCTGATGAGCTTCGGCCTGGAGGTGGACCGGCATTTCAGCTGCGCCGCGGCACCCGGCACCATGGGCATGCACCTGTACAGCGTCGACACCTTTGCCATGCTGGCGGGCGACTACGGCAAGGTGCGCCAGCAGGAGGCCTTCGCCCGGATCGCAGCCAGCCCGGCCATGCAGCTGGCCTACAACCGCATCAAGGGCTCGGTGCCGGTCAGGCGCGATATCGATCCGGCCCAGCTGGACAGCTGTGCCCGCCAGAGCTGGCAGACCTTCGCCCGCGGCGAGGCCGTGCAGGCACCGAGCATCGTCCACCGGATGGCTACCGACGAAGCAATGAAGGATGCGATCATCGCCCAGGTCTACCGCTACTTCACCGATGACCAGGTGACCGCCGGCGAAGTACAACGGCGGCTGGCGGCGATCAGCAGGGCATTGAAATGA